In Helicobacter mastomyrinus, the sequence ACACTACAGTTTTATAGACATTACATTTTAAAGGAGATACGATGAAGACACAAGGAGAAAAATTAAGGGAAGCGGTCGCACAACACCACCCATTGCAGATTCTAGGTGTTATCAACGCATATAGCGCAATACAAGCGCAAAAATGTGGTGCAAAAGCACTCTATTTGAGCGGAGGTGCATTAGCAGCGATGAGCTTGGGTGTGCCGGATTTAGGTATTAGCGCGTTAGAAGATGTATGTGTCGATGTGCGTAGAATCACCGCAGCGAGTGATTTACCCTTGCTTGTTGATGCCGATACAGGTTGGGGAGGGGCGTTTAATATCGCTAGGACGATACGAGAGCTTACCCGCAGCGGTGCGGCAGGGTGTCATATCGAAGATCAGGTAGCACAGAAGCGATGCGGACATCGCCCTAATAAAGAGCTGGTAAGCCCCCAAGAGATGTGCGATAGGGTAAAAGCCGCTGTAGATGCGAGATTAGATGCAAGCTTTGTAGTAATGGCGCGCACAGATGCACACGCGAGTGAAGGGCAGCAAGCGGCCCTTGATAGGGCGGCATTATATGTAGAATCTGGAGCAGATATGATATTTGCCGAGGCTATCCACACATTAGAGGAATACAAGCAATTCACGCAGCACATTAAAGTGCCTGTGTTAGCAAATATCACGGAATTTGGTAAGACACCTTATTTTACACGCGATGAGCTAGGAGATGTAGGGATAGCTATGGTGCTTTATCCATTATCTGCGGCAAGGGCGATGTGTAAGGCGGCGTTAGGTGTGTTTGAGGATATTTTGCAAAATGGCTCACAGAAAAATAGTATTGAAGCAATGCAGACACGTGCAGAACTCTATGAGACATTAGGCTATCACGAATACGAGCAAAAGCTTGATAGGCTTTTTCAATCAAAATAAAGGAGTAAAAAATGGGAG encodes:
- the prpB gene encoding methylisocitrate lyase, with the protein product MKTQGEKLREAVAQHHPLQILGVINAYSAIQAQKCGAKALYLSGGALAAMSLGVPDLGISALEDVCVDVRRITAASDLPLLVDADTGWGGAFNIARTIRELTRSGAAGCHIEDQVAQKRCGHRPNKELVSPQEMCDRVKAAVDARLDASFVVMARTDAHASEGQQAALDRAALYVESGADMIFAEAIHTLEEYKQFTQHIKVPVLANITEFGKTPYFTRDELGDVGIAMVLYPLSAARAMCKAALGVFEDILQNGSQKNSIEAMQTRAELYETLGYHEYEQKLDRLFQSK